A region of the Nitrospirota bacterium genome:
TCGAGGGCCTCACGATTACAGAGCCCACCGGCAGAACCCGCCCGGTCCCCTCGATGAAGGCGGGCACCACAGTGGCCCCGCTCAGCCTCGCCAGCATCTCCATCCCCCGCTTGAGGTCGGTATTTCCTCCGGAATGCCTTCCCCCTTCGGGAAAGATGACCACGAGCCCTCCCTCGCGGAGGACGCGCACGGCATCCTTGATGACGGAGGGCCGGGGGCTCCCGCGCCTGACGGGCAGGGACCAGAGCTTGATGACCCTGCCCAGGACGGGGATGCGGAAAAGCTCCTCCTTGGCCATGAAGGTCGCGCGCCTCCGCAGGGCCACCCCCAGGACGGGGGGGTCCAGGTAGCTCTCGTGGTTCGCCGCAACAATCACCCCTCCCTCCCCGGGCACCCGCTCCCGGGCCAGGACCTCAATCCGGTTATAAAGCTTGAAAAACAAAAGAAGAACCGCCCGGGAGAGCTTATAAAAGAGCATTGCTCACCCCCTGGCAATCTCCTCGAGCACCCTTGCCACGACCTCCTCGACCCCCAAGTCCGACGTGTCGATGTATACCGCGTCCCCGGCCACCCTCAGGGGGGAGTGGGCCCGCTCGGAGTCCCGCTCGTCCCTCCCGATGACGTCCTCTCCGGCCCGCTCCATGCTCACGGGGTTTCCCGCCTCCCGGAGCTGCTCGTACCGCCTCCGGGTGCGCGCCTCCACGGAGGCGTCCAGGTAGAATTTCCTCCATGCGCGGGGAAAAACCACGGTAGACATGTCCCTGCCCTCGGCCACCAGGCCGCCCCTCTCCCCGGCGCGTTTCTGCACCGGCAGGAGAAACTCCCGCACCGGCTTGCGGGCCGAGAAGACGGAGGAATAATGGCCTATCTCCGGGGTCCTTATCTCACCGGAGACGTCCTCGCCGTCGAGATAAACCCTGCCGTCTTTGAACTCTACCCGAAGCTCCTGAAGGGCCTCCCCGAGCCTCTGGTCCGTGTCCTCGGGACGCACTGCCCGCCGCGTAAGGCCCAATGCCACCGCGCGGTAAAGGGCCCCGGTGTCCAGGTAGTCAAACCCCAGCTCCCCCGCTACCCTGCGGGCAACGGTGCTCTTGCCCGCCCCCGACGGGCCGTCGATGGCCACTACCCTTCCCATCAGTGGGCCAGCCGCCTGAGGGACTCGAAAAATCCGGGGAAGGAAATGTCCACCGCCTCGGCGCCTTCGATAACCGTGGAGCCCTCCGCCACCAGCGATGCCACGGCCAGGGCCATGGCTATCCGGTGGTCCCCGAAGCTCTTGACGGGGGCGCCCCGAAGGCGGCCCGGCCCGTCAATGCGAAGCCCGTCGTCAAGCTCCTCCACCTTGACGCCCATGGCCGAAAGGCCCTGGCCCATGGCATGGATTCTGTCTGACTCCTTCACCCTCAGCTCCCCGGCCCCCCGTATGACGGTCGTCCCCTCCGCCCTGGCTCCGGCCACGGCCAGGATGGGAAACTCGTCTATCATCGCCGGTATCTCGTCCACCCCCACCTCTATGGCCCTCAGGGGGGAGCTCCTTACGATAAGGTCGGCCACCGGCTCCCCGGAGACCTCACGCTCACGGGCTCTTTCCACATGGGCCCCCATTTTTCTCAGAGCATCCAGAAAACCCGTCCTTGTGGGGTTGAGGCCCACGTTTCGTATGATGAGCTCGGAGCCCTCCACGAGCACCGCGGCCGCTATGAAAAAGGCCGCCGAGGAGAAATCGCCGGGTACGTCCACCTCCAGGGGAGAAAGCTCCCGGCCGCTTCCGACCCTTATGGTGCGGCCCTCAACCGAGATGTCCGCCCCCGAGGCACGGAGCATCCTCTCGGTGTGGTCCCGCGAGGCCGCGGGCTCCACCAGTTCGGTCTCGCCCCGGGCGTAGAGGCCGGCCAGGAGAAGGGAAGACTTCACCTGAGCGCTTGCCACCGGCAGGGCATGGCGGATGCCCTTCAGGTCCCCGCCCCGGACGGCCATGGGCGGATAGCGGTCCCCGCCCCGGGCCATGATGCGCGCGCCCATCCCGCTCAAAGGGTCTATGACGCGCCTCATGGGCCGCACGGAAAGGGACGCGTCGCCGGAAAGGATGCCCAGGAAGGGGTTTCCGGCCAGAAGGCCCGCCAGAAGCCGCATGGTGGTGCCGGAGTTGCCGCAATCGATAACCGAAAGGGGCTCCTTGAGGCCGTGAAGCCCCCTGCCCTTGAGGCGGACCTCGTCTCCACGGTCCTCGATTTCCACTCCCAGGGTGCGGAAGGCGTTCATCGTGCTCAGGGTGTCCGCCGAGCGGAGGAAGTTCCTCACCACGCTTTCGCCCCGGGCTATCGCCCCGAGCATGAGGGCGCGGTGGGAGATGGACTTGTCCGGGGGCGGGATGAGCTCGCCCCGGATGGCCGGAGCCCTGCTGAGCTCAATCTCCAAGGCCCTGCCTCACGTCCCGTCCCCGTTCGAAAATCCTCTTCAGCCCCTCCAGGTCGCTCCTGTCCAGACAACCCCGGATATCATCCATGTCGGAGCGGAAGGCCTCCATGCAGGCGAGGAGATTCTCCCTGTTCAGAAGACAGATATTGCTCCAGAGCTCCGGCGAGCTCAGGGCGATGCGTGTCGCGTCCAGAAAGCCCTGCCCGGCAAACTTCCAGTGCTCCTCCCGAAGCCTCCCCGCCCCGGCCGCCAGGGCGTACGCCGCCGCGTGCGGGAAGTGGCTCAGGACGGCGTAGACCCTGTCGTGCACCTCGGGGTCGAGCACCTCCACCTGTGCCCCCAGGGTCCGCCACAACCGTACGACGTCCTCAATCGCCTCGCCCGGAGTGCGCTCCGTGGGGGTGACGACACAGAAAGCGCCCTCGAAAAGCTCCGCGCTCGACGCATCGATGCCCGAGCGCTCACTGCCGGCGATGGGATGGCAGCCGACGAAGCTCACCCCCTCAGGCATCAGGCCCTCGAGCTCCCTGACCAAGCGGCCCTTCACGCTTCCCACGTCGATGAGCAGAGCGCCCTTCTTGAGGGCCGGGGCTATCTTGCGTGCCAGCGCCGTGAAGCTCTCCACCGGCGCGGCCAGCACCACCAGGTCGGCGTCCTGGCAGGCCTCCTCCGGGGAGAGGCTGTAGGAGTCTATGTAGCCCAGGTCCCTTGCCCGCCTGAGGTTCTCCTCTCTCCGGCCGGTGCCCGAGACATGCTCCGCCAGGGAATGCTTCCTGAGCGCCCTGGCGAAGGAAGCCCCCAGGAGCCCCACTCCCAGAACGGCCACTCTCCCCAGCCTTTTTGTGCTCAGATGGCCCTCCCCACGGCCTTGGCCACGGGCCTCAGGGCGCGCATCAGGGAGCTGAAGGCGGCGGGCGTGAGGGACTGCTCGCCGTCGGAGAGGGCCTCCTCAGGTTTGTTGTGGACTTCCACCATGAGGCCGTCCGCCCCGGCCGCCACGGCCGCACGGGACATGGGAAGCACCAGGTCCCACTTACCCACGCCGTGGCTGGGGTCCACAATGACCGGAAGGTGGGTGAGCTGCTTGAGAACGGGCACGGCGCTCAGGTCCAGGGTGTTGCGGGTGCTGGTCTCGAAGGTCCGTATGCCCCGCTCGCAGAGGATTACTTTGGGGTTTCCGTTGCTCATGATGTACTCGGCCGCCATGAGCCAGTCGCTGATGGTGGCCGAAAGGCCCCTCTTCAGGAGGACCGGCTTCCTGGTGAGGCCCGCCTCCAGGAGGAGCCTGAAGTTCTGCATGTTCCGCGTGCCTATCTGGATGACGTCGGCGTACTTGACCACCACGTCCATGTCGCGGGGGTCCATGACTTCGGTCACCACCGGAAGGCCCGTGGCCTCTCCCGCTTCCTTCAGGTACTGAAGGCCTTCCTCACCCAGCCCCTGGAACGAATAGGGCGAGGTCCGCGGCTTGAACGCGCCGCCCCGGATGAAGGCCGCGCCGGCGGCCTTCACCTTCCGGGCGATATCCATGAGCATGCCCCTGTTTTCCACAGAGCAGGGACCGGCGATGACCTGGACCTTCCTCCCTCCCAGGGTCGACCGCTTCACACGGATGTGGGAGTCGCTCTTCTGGAACTCCCGGCTCGCCAGCTTGTAGGGCTTGATGATGCGCATGACCTCTTCCACCCCGTCCATCACGCGCACCGCGTCTTCCTGCTCCGGCGTCACCCGCGAGGTATCTCCCTTGACGCCTATGATGGTCCTCTCGGTCCCCTTTATGACCACGTTGGTCCCGAGCCCCCAGCCTTCGAGCTTCTTCTCGATGTCCCGGATGTCCTTTCTGGTGGCTTCGGGCCTGAGTACGATGATGTCCATTTATCTCCTCTCCTTGAGCGTTTCTCCGAGAGCCGCCACAAAGCGCCTGTTCTCCTCCGGCAGCCCTACCGTCACCCTCAGGGCCTCCGGGCCCATGGGCCGGACGATGACCCCCCTCATGAG
Encoded here:
- the aroA gene encoding 3-phosphoshikimate 1-carboxyvinyltransferase, translated to MEIELSRAPAIRGELIPPPDKSISHRALMLGAIARGESVVRNFLRSADTLSTMNAFRTLGVEIEDRGDEVRLKGRGLHGLKEPLSVIDCGNSGTTMRLLAGLLAGNPFLGILSGDASLSVRPMRRVIDPLSGMGARIMARGGDRYPPMAVRGGDLKGIRHALPVASAQVKSSLLLAGLYARGETELVEPAASRDHTERMLRASGADISVEGRTIRVGSGRELSPLEVDVPGDFSSAAFFIAAAVLVEGSELIIRNVGLNPTRTGFLDALRKMGAHVERAREREVSGEPVADLIVRSSPLRAIEVGVDEIPAMIDEFPILAVAGARAEGTTVIRGAGELRVKESDRIHAMGQGLSAMGVKVEELDDGLRIDGPGRLRGAPVKSFGDHRIAMALAVASLVAEGSTVIEGAEAVDISFPGFFESLRRLAH
- a CDS encoding lysophospholipid acyltransferase family protein — its product is MLFYKLSRAVLLLFFKLYNRIEVLARERVPGEGGVIVAANHESYLDPPVLGVALRRRATFMAKEELFRIPVLGRVIKLWSLPVRRGSPRPSVIKDAVRVLREGGLVVIFPEGGRHSGGNTDLKRGMEMLARLSGATVVPAFIEGTGRVLPVGSVIVRPS
- a CDS encoding prephenate dehydrogenase/arogenate dehydrogenase family protein, coding for MAVLGVGLLGASFARALRKHSLAEHVSGTGRREENLRRARDLGYIDSYSLSPEEACQDADLVVLAAPVESFTALARKIAPALKKGALLIDVGSVKGRLVRELEGLMPEGVSFVGCHPIAGSERSGIDASSAELFEGAFCVVTPTERTPGEAIEDVVRLWRTLGAQVEVLDPEVHDRVYAVLSHFPHAAAYALAAGAGRLREEHWKFAGQGFLDATRIALSSPELWSNICLLNRENLLACMEAFRSDMDDIRGCLDRSDLEGLKRIFERGRDVRQGLGD
- the cmk gene encoding (d)CMP kinase, with the protein product MGRVVAIDGPSGAGKSTVARRVAGELGFDYLDTGALYRAVALGLTRRAVRPEDTDQRLGEALQELRVEFKDGRVYLDGEDVSGEIRTPEIGHYSSVFSARKPVREFLLPVQKRAGERGGLVAEGRDMSTVVFPRAWRKFYLDASVEARTRRRYEQLREAGNPVSMERAGEDVIGRDERDSERAHSPLRVAGDAVYIDTSDLGVEEVVARVLEEIARG
- the aroF gene encoding 3-deoxy-7-phosphoheptulonate synthase, with the protein product MDIIVLRPEATRKDIRDIEKKLEGWGLGTNVVIKGTERTIIGVKGDTSRVTPEQEDAVRVMDGVEEVMRIIKPYKLASREFQKSDSHIRVKRSTLGGRKVQVIAGPCSVENRGMLMDIARKVKAAGAAFIRGGAFKPRTSPYSFQGLGEEGLQYLKEAGEATGLPVVTEVMDPRDMDVVVKYADVIQIGTRNMQNFRLLLEAGLTRKPVLLKRGLSATISDWLMAAEYIMSNGNPKVILCERGIRTFETSTRNTLDLSAVPVLKQLTHLPVIVDPSHGVGKWDLVLPMSRAAVAAGADGLMVEVHNKPEEALSDGEQSLTPAAFSSLMRALRPVAKAVGRAI